One Carassius auratus strain Wakin chromosome 44, ASM336829v1, whole genome shotgun sequence genomic window carries:
- the LOC113062348 gene encoding 26S proteasome non-ATPase regulatory subunit 4-like isoform X3, whose product MVLESTMVCNCEVLTTLTSDTGRILSKLHAIQPLGIISFCTSIRVAHLALKHRQGKNHKMRIIAFVGSPVEDNEKDLVKLAKRLKKEKVNVDVINFGEEEVNTEKLTAFVNTLNGKEGTGSHLVTVPPGPSLADALLSSPILVGEGGSMMGLGASDFEFGVDPSADPELALALRVSMEEQRQRQEEEARRVAAQSAAEAGNPTSTADESEEALLKMSTSQPQIGVAAVPDFSSMSEEEQIAYAMQMSLAGGEFGESMDTGAPMDTGESKEEDDYDVMQDPEFLQSVLENLPGVDPNNEAIRNAMGSISSQSGNKQERKKDDEKKK is encoded by the exons TAATTGTGAAGTCCTAACCACTTTAACATCAGACACCGGCCGCATTCTCTCAAAACTCCATGCGATTCAGCCACTTGGAATAATCTCATTCTGCACCAGCATACGAGTGGCACAC TTGGCACTTAAGCATAGACAAGGCAAGAACCACAAGATGAGGATTATTGCTTTTGTGGGAAGCCCAGTAGAGGACAACGAAAaagat CTGGTGAAGTTGGCGAAGcgattgaaaaaagaaaaggtcAATGTTGATGTAATAAATTTTGGAGAAGAG GAGGTGAACACAGAGAAACTAACTGCATTTGTGAACACTCTGAATGGAAAGGAGGGCACAGGTTCTCATCTGGTCACGGTGCCCCCTGGGCCCAGCCTGGCTGATGCCCTGCTGTCTTCTCCCATCCTGGTTGGTGAGGGTGGTTCCATGATGGGCCTGGGGGCAAGTGACTTTGAGTTTGGAGTGGATCCCAGTGCGGACCCAGAACTGGCCCTG GCTCTGCGTGTGTCTATGGAGGAACAAAGGCAGAGGCAGGAAGAGGAGGCTCGTAGGGTGGCTGCCCAATCAGCAGCTGAGGCTGGCAATCCCACTTCAACCGCTGACG AATCAGAGGAAGCTCTTCTGAAGATGTCTACCTCTCAGCCTCAGATTGGTGTCGCAGCAGTGCCGGACTTCAGCAGCATGTCAGAGGAGGAGCAGATAGCCTATGCCATGCAGATGTCCCTGGCAGGTGGAG AATTTGGAGAATCAATGGATACAGGAGCTCCAATGGACACTGGGGAATCTAag GAAGAGGATGATTATGATGTAATGCAGGACCCAGAATTCCTCCAAAGTGTCCTGGAGAATCTACCTGGTGTTGATCCCAACAATGAGGCCATCCGCAATGCCATGGGCTCCATATCATCTCAGAGTGGTAACAAACAAGAGCGGAAAAAAGATGATgagaagaagaaataa
- the LOC113062350 gene encoding apolipoprotein Eb-like, with product MKFVAVILALAIISGCQGRFLLQDDPKSRWEKAVDQFWNHVSKVEEMRDNIKATQLSRELDTLISDTMMELQMYNDDLHSKLGPYAQDTAKRFNEDLQLLASKLRTHMEDARDRVSEYTAELQTVVEQNADEVKNRVNTYAKKLRKRFNKDIQEINKKMTSYFEEVRSRAAQSMEDVKDRLEPYFTSMHQRAEEKLTTLADLLRSQGEGIKEKLESQMQDLKEKVEKSTENMRNTIQEKAEEIQNWFEPYVSQVQKQLETVMEGL from the exons ATGAAGTTTGTGGCTGTAATCCTTGCTCTTGCTATTATTTCAG GCTGCCAGGGGCGCTTCCTGCTTCAGGATGACCCAAAAAGCCGCTGGGAAAAGGCAGTGGATCAGTTCTGGAACCATGTGTCAAAGGTTGAGGAGATGAGGGACAACATCAAAGCCACCCAGCTCAGCAGAGAATTAGA CACACTGATCAGTGACACCATGATGGAGCTGCAAATGTACAACGATGACCTGCACTCCAAACTGGGCCCTTATGCGCAGGATACTGCCAAGAGATTCAATGAAGATCTGCAGCTGCTGGCTAGTAAGCTCCGCACACACATGGAGGATGCTAGGGATCGTGTCAGTGAATACACAGCGGAGCTTCAAACCGTTGTGGAACAGAACGCTGACGAGGTCAAGAACAGGGTCAACACCTATGCCAAAAAACTAAGGAAACGTTTTAACAAGGACATCCAAGAGATCAACAA GAAAATGACAAGCTACTTTGAAGAGGTTCGCTCTCGTGCTGCTCAGAGTATGGAGGATGTGAAGGATCGTCTCGAGCCTTACTTCACCTCAATGCATCAGCGTGCTGAAGAGAAGCTGACAACTCTGGCAGATCTATTAAGAAGCCAGGGTGAAGGAATTAAAGAGAAACTGGAATCACAAATGCAGGACCTCAAAGAAAAAGTTGAGAAGAGCACAGAGAATATGCGTAACACAATTCAGGAAAAGGCAGAGGAGATACAAAATTGGTTTGAGCCCTATGTGTCTCAGGTCCAGAAGCAACTGGAGACAGTCATGGAGGGTTTGTAA
- the LOC113062346 gene encoding uncharacterized protein LOC113062346 isoform X3, whose protein sequence is MSANSDQFSYSPDNHCLIKHGIAVDSDFLKDPLDDASTSVTHVLPLRCAQYVRHEKNQELDQGNGNWTSVIKDALETSNGMEMEQTLSMDECGPLMDNNPIYKGPETEAYFKSQDHVNLQIAGSKLNEKQDGLGVKKEPDSFISVLSEDISKNKDVLEMGKHEEASILDVGSSLGKEELGINGIGEHEPGFTRSSYTPFSSSESLRKSQPCPGTPLDNQSVDHTLRVTRHCGLLCKNVSPRKTASTNTGFKHAKINDETVPESYTVYGLHHPDLQKGSLQAEIKDEKTSVNSQDYFSLRNVQDERVKTSKPHVSVSTIIKQNAAYLPNTKYFGSKPKTQVNDLVPTPASVGSQNTAVVKCENVELWIPTEEGISESIVSVPGKNETNDFQETSISTKHAKLSLKVKTKLAPEIQNSSSGSESVLNLPVLPNMIYTDYKCKDAQTELSKSGKLNELCFQENNSENITLTLPSTSAFIERTKNECDIHVQQKQTPTSGSSAF, encoded by the exons ATGTCAGCAAACTCTGATCAATTTTCCTATTCTCCTGATAATCATTGTCTCATCAAACATGGCATTGCAGTGGATAGTGATTTTTTGAAAGACCCTTTGGATGACGCATCAACTAGTGTCACACATGTGCTTCCTCTCAGGTGTGCCCAATATGTGAGACATGAAAAG AACCAAGAATTGGACCAGGGAAATGGCAACTGGACATCAGTGATTAAAGATGCTTTAGAGACGAGTAATGGAATGGAAATGGAACAGACTTTATCCATGGATGAATGTGGCCCCCTAATGGACAATAATCCTATATATAAAGGACCTGAAACTGAGGCATATTTTAAATCACAGGACCATGTCAATCTTCAGATTGCAGGATCTAAACTAAATGAGAAGCAGGATGGGCTAGGAGTAAAAAAAGAACCAGATTCCTTTATTTCAGTGTTGTCAGAAGATATcagtaaaaataaagatgttcTGGAAATG GGGAAACATGAGGAGGCAAGCATCTTAGATGTTGGATCGTCTCTGGGAAAAGAGGAACTTGGAATTAACGGAATTGGAGAACATGAGCCAGGATTTACCAGGAGTTCATACACTcctttttcttcatcagaaagtCTTAGAAAAAGTCAACCGTGTCCAGGTACGCCTTTGGACAACCAGTCTGTTGATCACACCCTCCGGGTAACAAGACATTGTGGGCTGTTGTGCAAAAATGTCAGTCCTAGAAAAACTGCCAGTACAAATACTGGCTtcaaacatgcaaaaataaatgatgaaactGTTCCTGAAAGTTACACTGTATATGGGCTTCATCATCCTGATCTTCAAAAGGGCAGTCTCCAAGCAgagattaaagatgaaaaaaCTTCAGTTAATTCTCAAGATTATTTCTCACTGCGTAATGTGCAAGACGAGAGGGTTAAGACAAGCAAACCGCATGTCTCTGTaagtacaataataaaacaaaatgctgcATATCTGCCCAACACTAAATACTTTGGAAGTAAACCAAAAACGCAAGTTAATGATCTTGTACCCACTCCTGCCTCAGTGGGCAGTCAAAACACAGCTGTGGTTAAATGTGAAAACGTAGAACTGTGGATCCCGACAGAAGAAGGGATCTCTGAGAGCATTGTATCTGTGCCAGGAAAAAATGAAACCAATGATTTTCAGGAGACATCTATTAGCACAAAACATGCTAAACTCAGTCTTAAGGTGAAAACCAAACTTGCCCCTGAAATTCAGAACTCCTCTTCAGGATCAGAGTCAGTTCTGAATCTACCTGTTTTACCCAACATGATTTACACTGATTATAAATGTAAAGACGCCCAGACTGAACTATCCAAAAGCGGTAAATTAAATGAGCTTTGTTTTCAAGAGAACAATTCAGAAAACATAACACTCACACTTCCCTCAACTTCTGCGTTTATTGAAAGAACTAAAAATGAATGTGATATTCACGTCCAACAGAAACAAACCCCAACAAGCGGTTCTTCTGCCttctaa
- the LOC113062346 gene encoding zinc finger protein 585A-like isoform X1 yields the protein MQSYTDIVSIGICNLMSSNAVQENSEKKILDTNIKPNIELKCTDEADRLSVETSGEKVLDNSTESENALQPSTEWKVDGLTQNSEHCVVMPNRVSNNRTIGSKPEEIVKKPLTCKYCGVSFRHITTYTIHRRIHRGDKPYKCKICGKTFAQLSKLKSHCNVHKQDTYFPCPCCSQRFLKKVDLLCHFKVHMQESKAKSEPNKHVKNKINISSNRSSETPNNYGCLVYKKSFANHVKLQNHIQTHEVEKSLTCKDCGKIFWKQSSLIAHEKTHWPVKPYACSICGKGFNQLKALKKHSQDHAGETPFSCFHCGLGFSALSALRMHQASKTCIARRDYWASNNIKGFIVSQGVDGQVNTPVFFKCQICKQLFRKWCQYTLHLQTHTSSPPCICFSCGQCYEKDSDMNVHCEVCCQSSGEEKICSASLTEIKQGVTQTYPLKWTSSQSLKSTGCQMDSQMTTSSEQLPQLPQLVDVEPTQTRDADLSKLPKTYSAHSPIKLPNAQSRALPNVNCTSSSSSLGCIEITQSLWKFECSHCGQRFERYRTFSAHLQTHAPHCGQFFERLSKLWLHQPHHHLKSHCYSCMQCNLQFRFFSSFREHMIDHAGQRPYACPLCPKTFIQEASLHAHQCESHKLCKSLKCDVCSKTFSSLRNLIKHSLLHNGATSNVCLLCNLSFTNNRVLKEHLKTHTTYHGLALPGIPSKPLDFPHKCKRCKASFSTGELLYAHQIRHSREAKTHIRPAVIPASKLFDTCLNDTPSTHRNHISKHKLDGIPSDDSLYVYSHPDRLYVPPSRRVQLPVINLDPDEPEEEVSDSQNPGHELPNSEITSHQSDSTHLPQATLDQETTNLNSSESIEMMANGQQNYSHKYQRSSSFVETGVDMDVETTPQEDLKSFECADCTEKLTSVLGLYEHYILHAMGDEYVQVN from the coding sequence ATGCAATCTTATACTGATATAGTCTCAATAGGaatttgtaatttaatgtctAGTAATGCGGTCCAggagaattcagaaaaaaaaattctggatacAAATATTAAACCAAACATTGAGCTGAAATGTACTGATGAAGCAGATCGATTAAGTGTGGAAACATCAGGGGAAAAAGTACTTGATAACTCAACTGAGTCAGAAAATGCACTTCAACCTTCTACTGAATGGAAAGTGGATGGTCTCACACAGAATAGTGAACACTGTGTTGTCATGCCGAACAGAGTGTCTAATAACAGGACAATAGGATCCAAGCCTGAAGAAATAGTGAAAAAACCTCTCACATGCAAATACTGTGGTGTTTCCTTTCGGCACATTACAACATACACCATTCATCGACGCATACATAGGGGTGACAAACCCTACAAATGCAAGATTTGTGGAAAAACGTTTGCTCAACTATCTAAACTAAAGTCCCACTGTAACGTACATAAACAGGATACTTATTTTCCTTGTCCTTGCTGTAGCCAAAGGTTTTTAAAGAAAGTTGATTTGCTATGTCATTTTAAAGTCCACATGCAGGAATCAAAAGCAAAAAGTGAACCAAATAAGCACGtaaaaaacaagataaatattTCATCAAATCGGTCTTCAGAGACCCCAAACAATTATGGGTGCCTTGTATACAAGAAAAGCTTTGCAAACCATGTCAAATTGCAGAATCACATACAAACGCATGAAGTGGAGAAGTCTTTGACTTGTAAAGATTGTGGGAAGATATTTTGGAAACAGTCAAGCCTCATAGCTCATGAAAAAACTCACTGGCCTGTTAAACCATATGCTTGCTCGATTTGTGGTAAAGGCTTTAACCAACTAAAAGCCCTAAAAAAGCATTCTCAAGACCATGCGGGTGAGACACCTTTCTCCTGCTTTCACTGCGGTCTTGGTTTCAGTGCCCTGTCGGCACTTAGGATGCATCAAGCATCCAAAACATGCATTGCAAGGAGAGATTACTGGGCAAGCAATAACATTAAGGGCTTCATTGTAAGTCAAGGAGTTGATGGTCAAGTAAACACACCAGTATTCTTCAAGTGCCAAATATGCAAACAACTTTTCAGGAAGTGGTGCCAATACACTCTTCACCTTCAAACACACACCAGCTCTCCCCCATGCATTTGTTTTTCCTGTGGACAGTGTTATGAGAAGGATTCGGATATGAATGTTCATTGTGAGGTTTGTTGCCAGTCAAGTGGGGAGGAGAAGATTTGTAGTGCATCACTTACCGAAATCAAGCAAGGTGTTACCCAAACCTACCCTCTAAAGTGGACCTCATCTCAGAGTCTAAAAAGTACAGGATGTCAGATGGATTCCCAAATGACAACCAGTTCAGAACAGCTCCCGCAACTGCCTCAATTGGTGGATGTGGAACCTACACAAACAAGAGATGCAGATCTTTCAAAACTTCCTAAAACGTATTCTGCCCATTCACCCATTAAGCTCCCAAATGCCCAATCACGTGCTCTTCCTAATGTTAACTGTACATCCTCAAGTAGCTCTCTAGGATGCATTGAAATCACTCAGAGTCTTTGGAAATTTGAGTGTTCACATTGTGGTCAGCGATTCGAGAGGTACAGGACTTTCAGTGCTCATCTGCAAACACATGCTCCACATTGTGGACAGTTCTTTGAAAGGTTGAGTAAATTATGGCTACATCAGCCCCATCATCACCTTAAAAGCCATTGTTACTCCTGTATGCAGTGCAATCTGCAATTTCGTTTCTTTAGCTCTTTTAGAGAGCATATGATTGATCATGCAGGGCAGAGACCATATGCTTGTCCCCTCTGTCCCAAAACCTTCATTCAGGAGGCAAGCTTACATGCTCACCAATGTGAGTCTCATAAACTTTGTAAAAGTCTGAAATGTGATGTCTGTTCTAAGACTTTCAGTAGTTTAAGAAACCTTATCAAGCACAGTCTTCTGCATAATGGCGCTACCTCTAACGTTTGTCTTCTTTGCAATCTCTCATTCACAAATAATAGAGTCTTAAAGGAACACTTGAAAACACACACCACATACCATGGACTGGCCCTCCCTGGCATTCCATCAAAGCCACTTGATTTTCCTCACAAATGCAAAAGGTGTAAAGCTAGCTTTTCAACTGGAGAGTTGCTCTATGCTCATCAGATTCGTCATTCTAGAGAAGCAAAGACTCACATCCGTCCAGCAGTAATACCTGCCTCAAAATTGTTTGATACTTGTCTTAATGACACACCTTCCACTCACAGGAATCATATATCAAAACACAAACTTGATGGCATACCCAGTGATGACAGCCTGTATGTTTATTCCCATCCTGACAGACTCTATGTGCCCCCTAGTCGTAGAGTGCAGCTTCCGGTCATTAATTTGGACCCTGATGAACCAGAGGAGGAGGTCTCAGACTCTCAGAATCCTGGTCATGAGCTTCCAAACAGTGAAATCACTTCTCATCAGTCTGACAGCACACACCTACCTCAGGCCACTTTAGATCAGGAGACCACCAACCTAAATTCAAGTGAAAGCATAGAGATGATGGCAAATGGTCAACAGAATTACAGCCACAAGTATCAGAGAAGCTCTTCATTTGTGGAGACAGGTGTTGACATGGACGTAGAAACAACTCCTCAAGAAGATTTGAAGAGTTTTGAATGTGCAGACTGTACTGAAAAACTAACCAGTGTGTTAGGCCTTTATGAACATTACATTCTTCATGCAATGGGagatgaatatgtgcaagtaaacTGA
- the LOC113062346 gene encoding uncharacterized protein LOC113062346 isoform X2: protein MPSLVYSPVQKNYKNPEKKATKQMLQSKDDLHQDVPTTFSELEEGKNKNATTLQNRQSSLEGQTESVSTSVTESSNIVSPPNSPNKSKQKKRAYIHKAAKMPNVCPQEHMENMTTSKTEIVKTKSPLKKAARNDNNATTLLETHSSPASVRQADYVSNVGNKVESPVILNTPRKSQKKKLSDMCVLNPLSETDVSIVQPTTKRLGTKKTLDKKVSHNTVGENCESVNHVTLSSAYSVYATETDCSGISQQSTEKKSNKRRKTDIKFIEVQTSTASQQDDITLPPSEDLSSIMVSNPGETLKAKGISRNKTNNNHLNGNLVEEASLLATVTQESSILPGKIDSSRHFRLSSTLKKQRKKTVTKTKNEAEILSVNQHEDLDAVPSQSGASIGATSSQMILKEKSGTVEKAIRQAMKDDHAVALFEMQASTLTLQQTDCFSTSVHSTAKKLKKISDIQRGAIHTPAVDQTMQNEIHAFDSASATEMSNSDVLEQKITKVKRKRQSKKATKHKKHITQTINDIRKQSSVQQENSVSNRRANSRSEDMTMTFMKKRTSALNDINDQPENHVEHSMFLSPLLPPPISHSNDAIQDSCKKTDTVNKTAESPVENQVSITTEDIASPQSSIKKANKKTKETIARAKKRERTKQYPRAGS, encoded by the coding sequence ATGCCATCTCTAGTTTACAGTCCAGTccagaaaaattacaaaaatccagaaaaaaaggcTACAAAGCAAATGCTACAAAGCAAAGATGATCTGCATCAAGATGTTCCCACAACATTTTCAGAACTCGAGGAAGGAAAAAATAAGAATGCAACTACTCTGCAGAATAGACAGTCCTCACTAGAGGGTCAAACTGAATCTGTTTCAACCTCTGTGACTGAATCTTCAAACATTGTAAGCCCTCCAAACAGCCCAAATAAATCAAAGCAGAAGAAAAGAGCATATATCCACAAAGCAGCAAAAATGCCCAATGTGTGCCCACAAGAGCATATGGAAAACATGACGACTTCCAAAACAGAAATTGTGAAAACAAAAAGTCCTCTGAAAAAGGCAGCTAGAAATGATAACAATGCAACTACTCTTTTGGAAACTCATTCTTCTCCAGCCTCTGTCAGGCAAGCGGATTATGTTTCAAATGTAGGAAACAAAGTTGAGTCTCCTGTTATTCTCAACACACCAAGAAAGTCACAGAAAAAGAAATTGTCAGATATGTGTGTTTTGAATCCACTCTCAGAAACTGATGTCAGCATTGTACAACCAACTACAAAAAGATTaggaacaaaaaaaacacttgataAAAAAGTTTCTCATAACACAGTCGGTGAGAACTGTGAATCTGTGAATCATGTGACTCTTTCCTCTGCTTATTCTGTGTATGCTACAGAAACTGACTGTTCAGGTATCAGCCAACAGAGCACTGAAAAGAAATCAAATAAGAGGAGAAAGACAGACATCAAGTTTATAGAGGTACAAACATCCACTGCTAGCCAACAGGACGATATCACTTTACCGCCCTCAGAAGATCTTTCATCTATTATGGTTTCAAATCCAGGAGAAACTTTAAAAGCCAAAGGAATTTctagaaacaaaacaaataacaacCACCTAAATGGTAATTTAGTTGAAGAAGCATCTTTATTAGCAACTGTGACACAAGAAAGTTCTATTTTACCTGGAAAGATTGACTCTTCAAGACATTTTAGACTAAGCAGCACActgaaaaagcaaagaaaaaagacTGTAACGAAAACCAAAAATGAGGCAGAAATACTCAGTGTAAACCAGCATGAAGATCTGGATGCAGTACCATCACAATCTGGTGCAAGCATAGGAGCCACCAGTTCACAaatgattttaaaagaaaaaagtggaACTGTGGAAAAGGCAATTAGACAGGCAATGAAGGATGACCACGCAGTTGCTCTTTTCGAAATGCAGGCTTCTACCCTCACTCTGCAACAAACAGATTGTTTTTCAACTTCAGTTCACAGCACAGCAAAAAAATTGAAGAAAATTTCTGACATTCAGCGTGGAGCAATACATACACCTGCAGTTGACCAAACAATGCAAAACGAAATCCATGCATTTGATTCTGCATCAGCCACAGAAATGAGTAATTCAGATGTTCTCGAACAAAAGATAACAAAAGTGAAGAGGAAAAGGCAGTCTAAAAAGGCCACtaaacacaaaaaacacattacCCAAACAATCAACGATATTAGAAAACAGTCTTCTGTGCAGCAAGAAAATTCAGTTTCAAACAGAAGGGCAAATTCAAGGTCAGAAGACATGACAATGACATTTATGAAAAAGAGAACATCTGCACTGAATGACATAAATGATCAACCAGAGAACCATGTTGAACATTCTATGTTTCTATCACCACTTCTGCCTCCACCAATATCTCATAGTAACGATGCAATCCAAGACTCTTGCAAAAAGACAGACACTGTGAacaaaacagctgaaagtccTGTTGAAAACCAGGTTTCCATCACTACTGAAGACATTGCAAGCCCTCAGAGTTCAATTAAGaaggcaaataaaaaaacaaaggaaaCAATTGCTAGAGCCAAAAAAAGAGAACGAACAAAGCAATATCCTAGAGCTGGCTCATAG